The following nucleotide sequence is from Gasterosteus aculeatus chromosome 5, fGasAcu3.hap1.1, whole genome shotgun sequence.
ACTACAACGCCGTGATTCGGTTTTAGTCTTTTAATGCAAGACCTCGGGCCTGCTcttcaaacaaaaccaacacaaaaacTAGCACGGCCGCCATGATGAATGTGAGGCACTGTGGACAGAATGGTCATCGTTAAAGTCAGCGGCTCATTATGAAGCGACCCAGTATAAAATGTCTCTATTTACAAAAAGTTGGTAATAATTCAAACTAAGGCTACATGCCAACTGCTGAGTTTTAACTTTACAAGGTGCTAATACTAACCGTTAATataaaaagttaaacaaatcaGTGCTGAGCTTTcttgttttgaaatgaaagtgTTGTAAGAAACGTAGAAAAGTGGACGGATGTCAGATCTGCAGAATCCCCCTTTTGTTGTtcagaaaatgtgaaacaaaacgTCAATataccaaataaaaaacaactcaacttttgattctcctcttttctttctctagaTTGAAACTTGCTACTCCTCCACAACAAGTTGAGCGTGAGAGTCAGTTTACTCATTTGACCGTAACACTACATTGGGCCTCATTACATCCAGCAGCCTCCATGGACATGGACCCACCAGGGTCCACCAGGGTGGTGGGTCTGGATGCCCAGGGCAACATGGTCTTCACTGTGGTGAAACCGGTGATGGGCATCTACCAGGTGTCTTCGGAGCAAACGGGCAGCGTCGCACACGGGGGTATGGGGCTCCAGGGTTTGTCCGAAAACACGTTGATCCTCCCTGAAGTGCAAGGCCAGGCGCCGCTGGACCAGAACCAGACGGAAATGCACGGCCTCCAGCCTAATATTCAGATGCCCCACATGCAGATTCCTGTCCCAGTGCAGACCGAGCTCGTGTCCCAGATTCTGGACCCGCAGCCCGACGCCGGCACAAACCCCGAGTCGGCCTCCCATATGCCTTTTGCAGAGGTGTCGTCACTCCTGGACCCCAACATGAAAGGATCCAAGGCGCGTAAGTTGCCGGCGGTCATTTTAGCAAAGTAGAAAAAGAACAATCGGAAAGTTATTTCAAACATTTTGCTTATTCCAGGGAAATACCTCATCTCGTACGAGGAGATCAAGCGGCGCCTGCAGGCCCCGGAGAAGATGTCCCTGCGCTCCCTGGCAGCCTACACTCGGGTCAGCCGAGGTCCAGCCAGCAAGAAGACGCTGCTGGAGTCGCTCAACGTCCTCGGCCTCACGCCGAGCACAACTACCTCCGTGTCCTCCTCGTTCTCCAAACTCACCGAAGGTGACGGGAAACGTGTTGGCAGTGTGGAGGCGTGTTTGCACCTGTCAGTGTGTAGAAGTGTTACAAGAAGAGGTGAGTGAGTCCTGATTTGTTGTGCACGTGTTTAGGCGACACCGGGGCTTTGTGTGACGACATGAAGGACTTCGCCCACGACTACATCGACTGCAGCCACATGGCTAAGCAGCTCATCCCCGAGACCAACACGGTTCAACACTGGTCCAAAATCATTGAAACCAAGTAGGTGCTGTGCGCCCTTGTAGTAACGTGGCCTCCAAGCAGAATGCTGGATGATGGACCTTCTCTCGTTTTCTCTCAGGAACCACCTGGAGGATATGAGGAGATGCTTCAAGGACCCGGTGAACAGCGGCGCGTTTGACAACGTCACTCACGGCCTGGGTCTGGGAGCGCTGGACGTCGCGCTGGACGTGATCGTGATGGTCATCGAGCAGCAGATTCGGATCCTCTCCGGGGCGGCGGCGTCGGACCCGGCCGACTCCGGTCCGCCGATGCGCCGCGTCCGCCGGCGGCACCGCAAAGCCCGCTCGACCGACAACGAGAGCCCCCGCAAGGTGTCTGCGGGGGTCAAAGAGCCGGGGAGGGCCATTTCCAAAGGCAAAGGGCGAGGCCGGTCCAGGAATAAGATAAGACAGGAAACCGGCGCAGCGGTTCCCATGGAAACCCAAGCAGAACAATGCAAGCCCGATGAGGTGGAGAATAACGTCCTAACCCTGGTGTCTGTCGGATATGAGACCGTTTCTTGTGAACTGAATGCAGCCGGAACAGTTTGACACCTGGTCACGTGACCGGCCCCAAAACaaacgaacaaacaaacaatcgtccTCCGGTTCAAAGGGATTCTCAGCGATGGGAAACGGACCGCACAAGTTGAGTTGCTGCGAGGGACGTCTCAGCACCAACGTGTAATCCCAAAGTACTTGAAGTCCAACtgaaaatagtttgacattttaggtAGCACAATTTCTCAAGTCTGTAGGGTAAATATGTAGCTGGAGCCAGCACActattagcttagcataaagactggcgCCTGGGGAACAGGGGAAGGGTCAACAGCTAGCCTAGCTCCGTCCAATGGTAACAAGAACAACTCTAAAGCTTCCAAATGAACACCTTTAGTCTCATTTGTTTAATCTGCACAGAAAAAAGTCACAGTAGAGGCTTTGTGTTAAACAATGAACTCTTGTGTTTTACACCATTACGATTAAGGAGATCTTTCCCTGCTCGTAACTCTACTATTCCACAGCTGAACTCCAGCCAAAGATTGTTGTGACAGAGCAGCTAATATCGTCGGCGAGAACATGAAGTGTTTGAATGCTTCACACCTCGTGTTTGaaggcgaggagagagagaggggaagctAATAAGCACCCCCCCCCATGCCGAACTACTCCTTTAAAGGGAATCCTCTCTTTGTTCTGTAGCATCGTATGTGTGTTCGTGTAGTGTAACTGGATCCAGTTGTAACTGTTTTCCCATGCCATGTTTTTGATGAAAAAACTGAAATCACCACCTGAAATATGTTGTAAACATGTTGTTCATGCACAAGGTAGAACCGATGACATCAGAGGTCTTGGATCACACGTCTTACCGTTTGGTAACAATGTCCTTTATTTCCcagttgtatttattcattagaGATGCAATTAAACATCTGTTGGTCTGAACTGAAGCATAAagatttcattttgaataacTACCTTGAGTGGGTTATTGTCTTGTGATACATTTATTCGTATTTATTAGAAGCAGATAATTTTTCCTCCCACTTCATTCTTTGTTTCAGTGATTCATCGTTATAGCATTTGTTTTGATTGCAGACAGGTTACGGGCATTTATATATTCTTTTAATCCCAGAAGTCAGGATTTGATCAACCTCTTGATTACCTTAGAATTTCATTCCTACTCTTGTTTTGGGAAACGATTCCATCAAATAATACTGTTATGTACAAAGACGTCTAATGTTGTTGTCATGCCCGTGGATTTACCAGAAGCTGAAAGGCATTGTGGGAGATTTTAGAGATCCAAGTGCATTTTAACACCTTCCCACACACaccaatagagagagagagagagagagagcggctttAGAGGGGATTTGCTCCTAAGAGCCAGTTATAGTAAAACGAAGAGAGACACAAGACAACTTGTTGTGATGCTCCACCGCAGTGCAGGGTGGGAAGGGAGTGCGCGTGGGTCTGGGGGGAGGTTAAAGCGAGGGGCCGTGCAGACGCTGACTAGGCCTCCCG
It contains:
- the LOC120819674 gene encoding uncharacterized protein LOC120819674, producing the protein MDMDPPGSTRVVGLDAQGNMVFTVVKPVMGIYQVSSEQTGSVAHGGMGLQGLSENTLILPEVQGQAPLDQNQTEMHGLQPNIQMPHMQIPVPVQTELVSQILDPQPDAGTNPESASHMPFAEVSSLLDPNMKGSKARKYLISYEEIKRRLQAPEKMSLRSLAAYTRVSRGPASKKTLLESLNVLGLTPSTTTSVSSSFSKLTEGDTGALCDDMKDFAHDYIDCSHMAKQLIPETNTVQHWSKIIETKNHLEDMRRCFKDPVNSGAFDNVTHGLGLGALDVALDVIVMVIEQQIRILSGAAASDPADSGPPMRRVRRRHRKARSTDNESPRKVSAGVKEPGRAISKGKGRGRSRNKIRQETGAAVPMETQAEQCKPDEVENNVLTLVSVGYETVSCELNAAGTV